Sequence from the Miscanthus floridulus cultivar M001 chromosome 16, ASM1932011v1, whole genome shotgun sequence genome:
GTATTTTGTTTCTAAATTGTATTGCTCTATGTGTTTTCCACCTAAATACAAATTATTTAGGTCTCTCTCAGTTATAAGGTAAAGTTCAGGAACCAATCAAAAAGAAAACATTCTGCTATCTGCAGTGCATCATGAAtgaggaaaaccaagaaaaatAAATTTGCATAAGAATGTGATTCTGTGGAGAATTATTGTAAGGGAACATAGTTGACATGCGTAGTCATTTCAAACAATCATATATCCTAAATTATAATCATTTCGCAAAGTTGTATTTTTCatgtatttaaaaaaaatgcaagTCTATCATACAGGCACACAGGCCAATGAACTAGTTATCATCAAATAAAAATAGTAACGATGAAGTAACTTTTAAGATCAAATGGAGGGCAAAAATTTGTATATGTAAAATGCACAGGTACAAATAGATGACAAACCCGTAATTACTCATAGATATGTCTAAGAATTAGTATGCTGGAGATCTTGTAATGTAAAATGAGATGTCAGCAAACATAGTTGACACGTGCATAGTCATTTCACACATAATCATATACTACTGAACATATGGTCTAATAAATGATCTGTTTGCTCGCATACCTTTTATCTTGAAGGAAATTGGATATTTTTTTGACAAGATGTTGTACATCCCCAGCTTCTGTGTTAGTGTACTCTTGCCCACTATTGTCACTGAGAATAGTTCTCAATACTTTCATCATGTCAGGATTTCGTGACACTGTTACAAAGGTGTGACAATTAAATTTATTATTAAGCGACTGGAACACTTGGTTGGCAAGTGTTGTCTTGCCTAGTCCACCAAATCCAACAATGGAGACCACCTTCACCTGATGCTGAGATGAAGATCCATCTTCTGTCAACAAGCTGATCAACTCATTCCTAGGCTCATCGATGCCCACAAGCTCTGATGCTTCCTGAAAGATAACAAGAGCTCGACTGTCAACCACCTCATTGGGGTCCCTGCAGGTGCTCTTGACACCAGTTCTGTATCCCTGGTTCCTGTCTCCCACCTCCTTGATCCGTGTCT
This genomic interval carries:
- the LOC136512482 gene encoding disease resistance protein RGA5-like isoform X1 encodes the protein MKDVRKEINPLSEEFNCIHAFLVEMSKEDNLTDKEKIWMTKVREMSYDIEDSLDDFMIHINNDDKSAKANGLSLIKKCKRLLGMMKAHQQISKAVHDFKTRIKEVGDRNQGYRTGVKSTCRDPNEVVDSRALVIFQEASELVGIDEPRNELISLLTEDGSSSQHQVKVVSIVGFGGLGKTTLANQVFQSLNNKFNCHTFVTVSRNPDMMKVLRTILSDNSGQEYTNTEAGDVQHLVKKISNFLQDKRQITNI